The proteins below come from a single Papaver somniferum cultivar HN1 chromosome 11, ASM357369v1, whole genome shotgun sequence genomic window:
- the LOC113322566 gene encoding hydroxymethylglutaryl-CoA lyase, mitochondrial-like isoform X3, with product MSSLEEPLCLDRFPDMRGLDRVRRFSSSACRPRSGETSIEERWVDDRTCSSSNSCNGEYTKQIFSCRGQTTDTFWEDSLSKRTKSLGRNRTVCDLWFSPERQYNSQCSNKDGSDEKNKFLRDIPKFVKIVEVGPRDGLQNEKNVVPTSVKIELIQRLVSSGLPVIEPTSFVSPKWVPQLADAKDVMEAIGTVEGVRFPVLTPNLKGFGAAVAAGAKEVAIFASASESFSKSNINCTIEDSLARYRDVARAAGKLSIPIRGYISCVVGCPVEGPVAPSKVAYVARELYGMGCSEISLGDTIGVGTPGTVVPMLEAVMAVVPLEKLAVHFHDTYGQALSNILLSLQMGISTVDSSVSGLGGCPYAKGASGNVATEDVVYMLNGLGVKTNVDLGKLMSAGEFICKHLARPSGSKTAVALSRITADASKI from the exons ATGTCCAGTTTGGAGGAACCACTGTGTCTCGACAGATTTCCAGACATGAGAGGACTGGACAGGGTCCGGAGGTTCTCTTCTAGTGCTTGCAGGCCTAGGTCTGGTGAAACAAGTATTGAGGAACGTTGGGTTGACGATAGAACTTGCAGCTCATCCAACAGTTGCAA TGGAGAATACACAAAACAGATCTTCTCATGTCGAGGACAGACAACGGATACTTTCTGGGAAGATTCCTTAAGCAAAAGAACTAAAAGCCTCGGCAGGAACCGCACCGTTTGTGATTTGTGGTTTTCTCCAGAGCGTCAGTATAACTCTCAGTGCTCCAACAAGGATGGAAGTGACGAAAAGAATAAG TTTTTGAGAGATATACCAAAGTTTGTAAAGATCGTGGAAGTTGGTCCAAGGGACGGATTGCAAAATGAGAAGAATGTTGTACCTACATCTGTTAAGATCGAGCTGATACAAAGGCTAGTTTCTTCTGGATTGCCTGTTATCGAACCAACAAGTTTTGTCTCCCCAAAATGGGTACCCCAG CTAGCAGATGCAAAGGATGTAATGGAAGCAATTGGAACTGTTGAGGGAGTTAGATTTCCTGTGTTGACTCCGAACCTGAAG GGTTTTGGAGCCGCTGTTGCAGCTGGAGCTAAAGAAGTGGCAATCTTCGCGTCGGCATCTGAATCCTTTTCCAAGTCAAATATTAATTGCACTATCGAAGATAGTCTTGCTCGTTATCGGGATGTTGCTCGTGCTGCTGGAAAGCTCTCAATTCCTATTCGCGG GTATATCTCCTGTGTTGTGGGATGTCCAGTGGAGGGACCAGTAGCTCCATCAAAGGTTGCATATGTGGCAAGAGAGCTTTATGGTATGGGTTGCTCCGAGATATCCCTTGGTGATACAATTGGAGTTGGTACACCAG GGACTGTTGTTCCAATGCTCGAGGCTGTAATGGCAGTTGTTCCCTTGGAGAAGCTTGCTGTCCATTTCCATGACACTTACGGCCAGGCTCTTTCAAATATCTTGCTTTCTCTCCAA ATGGGGATTAGCACTGTGGATTCCTCTGTGTCCGGTCTAGGAGGTTGTCCATATGCAAAAGGTGCTTCTGGAAATGTTGCAACTGAGGATGTGGTCTACATGCTGAATGGGCTAGGAGTGAAGACCAATGTGGATCTCGGCAAGCTTATGTCAGCCGGGGAATTCATCTGCAAGCATCTTGCCCGTCCATCTGGATCCAAGACTGCAGTTGCTCTGAGCAGAATTACAGCAGATGCTTCTAAAATATGA
- the LOC113322566 gene encoding hydroxymethylglutaryl-CoA lyase, mitochondrial-like isoform X1 — MHFFITHTHTHTSVNSPPSNFRVPLFISIGFFFSSSLYLIFFCLLLNLVLNSGFESIPVPFSTMSSLEEPLCLDRFPDMRGLDRVRRFSSSACRPRSGETSIEERWVDDRTCSSSNSCNGEYTKQIFSCRGQTTDTFWEDSLSKRTKSLGRNRTVCDLWFSPERQYNSQCSNKDGSDEKNKFLRDIPKFVKIVEVGPRDGLQNEKNVVPTSVKIELIQRLVSSGLPVIEPTSFVSPKWVPQLADAKDVMEAIGTVEGVRFPVLTPNLKGFGAAVAAGAKEVAIFASASESFSKSNINCTIEDSLARYRDVARAAGKLSIPIRGYISCVVGCPVEGPVAPSKVAYVARELYGMGCSEISLGDTIGVGTPGTVVPMLEAVMAVVPLEKLAVHFHDTYGQALSNILLSLQMGISTVDSSVSGLGGCPYAKGASGNVATEDVVYMLNGLGVKTNVDLGKLMSAGEFICKHLARPSGSKTAVALSRITADASKI; from the exons ATGCACTTCTttatcacacacacacacacacacacgtcTGTTAATTCTCCACCATCCAATTTTAGGGTTCCTCTTTTTATTTCCATAGGTTTCTTCTTCAGTTCTTCCCTTTATCTCATTTTCTTTTGTTTGCTTCTAAATTTAGTACTAAATTCAGGCTTCGAATCAATCCCAG TTCCTTTTTCGACAATGTCCAGTTTGGAGGAACCACTGTGTCTCGACAGATTTCCAGACATGAGAGGACTGGACAGGGTCCGGAGGTTCTCTTCTAGTGCTTGCAGGCCTAGGTCTGGTGAAACAAGTATTGAGGAACGTTGGGTTGACGATAGAACTTGCAGCTCATCCAACAGTTGCAA TGGAGAATACACAAAACAGATCTTCTCATGTCGAGGACAGACAACGGATACTTTCTGGGAAGATTCCTTAAGCAAAAGAACTAAAAGCCTCGGCAGGAACCGCACCGTTTGTGATTTGTGGTTTTCTCCAGAGCGTCAGTATAACTCTCAGTGCTCCAACAAGGATGGAAGTGACGAAAAGAATAAG TTTTTGAGAGATATACCAAAGTTTGTAAAGATCGTGGAAGTTGGTCCAAGGGACGGATTGCAAAATGAGAAGAATGTTGTACCTACATCTGTTAAGATCGAGCTGATACAAAGGCTAGTTTCTTCTGGATTGCCTGTTATCGAACCAACAAGTTTTGTCTCCCCAAAATGGGTACCCCAG CTAGCAGATGCAAAGGATGTAATGGAAGCAATTGGAACTGTTGAGGGAGTTAGATTTCCTGTGTTGACTCCGAACCTGAAG GGTTTTGGAGCCGCTGTTGCAGCTGGAGCTAAAGAAGTGGCAATCTTCGCGTCGGCATCTGAATCCTTTTCCAAGTCAAATATTAATTGCACTATCGAAGATAGTCTTGCTCGTTATCGGGATGTTGCTCGTGCTGCTGGAAAGCTCTCAATTCCTATTCGCGG GTATATCTCCTGTGTTGTGGGATGTCCAGTGGAGGGACCAGTAGCTCCATCAAAGGTTGCATATGTGGCAAGAGAGCTTTATGGTATGGGTTGCTCCGAGATATCCCTTGGTGATACAATTGGAGTTGGTACACCAG GGACTGTTGTTCCAATGCTCGAGGCTGTAATGGCAGTTGTTCCCTTGGAGAAGCTTGCTGTCCATTTCCATGACACTTACGGCCAGGCTCTTTCAAATATCTTGCTTTCTCTCCAA ATGGGGATTAGCACTGTGGATTCCTCTGTGTCCGGTCTAGGAGGTTGTCCATATGCAAAAGGTGCTTCTGGAAATGTTGCAACTGAGGATGTGGTCTACATGCTGAATGGGCTAGGAGTGAAGACCAATGTGGATCTCGGCAAGCTTATGTCAGCCGGGGAATTCATCTGCAAGCATCTTGCCCGTCCATCTGGATCCAAGACTGCAGTTGCTCTGAGCAGAATTACAGCAGATGCTTCTAAAATATGA
- the LOC113322566 gene encoding hydroxymethylglutaryl-CoA lyase, mitochondrial-like isoform X2, which yields MSVTKAICKCSRLSTYFSYPFVPVPFSTMSSLEEPLCLDRFPDMRGLDRVRRFSSSACRPRSGETSIEERWVDDRTCSSSNSCNGEYTKQIFSCRGQTTDTFWEDSLSKRTKSLGRNRTVCDLWFSPERQYNSQCSNKDGSDEKNKFLRDIPKFVKIVEVGPRDGLQNEKNVVPTSVKIELIQRLVSSGLPVIEPTSFVSPKWVPQLADAKDVMEAIGTVEGVRFPVLTPNLKGFGAAVAAGAKEVAIFASASESFSKSNINCTIEDSLARYRDVARAAGKLSIPIRGYISCVVGCPVEGPVAPSKVAYVARELYGMGCSEISLGDTIGVGTPGTVVPMLEAVMAVVPLEKLAVHFHDTYGQALSNILLSLQMGISTVDSSVSGLGGCPYAKGASGNVATEDVVYMLNGLGVKTNVDLGKLMSAGEFICKHLARPSGSKTAVALSRITADASKI from the exons ATGTCTGTAACTAAGGCAATCTGTAAGTGTTCAAGATTGAGCACTTACTTCTCGTATCCATTTGTTCCAGTTCCTTTTTCGACAATGTCCAGTTTGGAGGAACCACTGTGTCTCGACAGATTTCCAGACATGAGAGGACTGGACAGGGTCCGGAGGTTCTCTTCTAGTGCTTGCAGGCCTAGGTCTGGTGAAACAAGTATTGAGGAACGTTGGGTTGACGATAGAACTTGCAGCTCATCCAACAGTTGCAA TGGAGAATACACAAAACAGATCTTCTCATGTCGAGGACAGACAACGGATACTTTCTGGGAAGATTCCTTAAGCAAAAGAACTAAAAGCCTCGGCAGGAACCGCACCGTTTGTGATTTGTGGTTTTCTCCAGAGCGTCAGTATAACTCTCAGTGCTCCAACAAGGATGGAAGTGACGAAAAGAATAAG TTTTTGAGAGATATACCAAAGTTTGTAAAGATCGTGGAAGTTGGTCCAAGGGACGGATTGCAAAATGAGAAGAATGTTGTACCTACATCTGTTAAGATCGAGCTGATACAAAGGCTAGTTTCTTCTGGATTGCCTGTTATCGAACCAACAAGTTTTGTCTCCCCAAAATGGGTACCCCAG CTAGCAGATGCAAAGGATGTAATGGAAGCAATTGGAACTGTTGAGGGAGTTAGATTTCCTGTGTTGACTCCGAACCTGAAG GGTTTTGGAGCCGCTGTTGCAGCTGGAGCTAAAGAAGTGGCAATCTTCGCGTCGGCATCTGAATCCTTTTCCAAGTCAAATATTAATTGCACTATCGAAGATAGTCTTGCTCGTTATCGGGATGTTGCTCGTGCTGCTGGAAAGCTCTCAATTCCTATTCGCGG GTATATCTCCTGTGTTGTGGGATGTCCAGTGGAGGGACCAGTAGCTCCATCAAAGGTTGCATATGTGGCAAGAGAGCTTTATGGTATGGGTTGCTCCGAGATATCCCTTGGTGATACAATTGGAGTTGGTACACCAG GGACTGTTGTTCCAATGCTCGAGGCTGTAATGGCAGTTGTTCCCTTGGAGAAGCTTGCTGTCCATTTCCATGACACTTACGGCCAGGCTCTTTCAAATATCTTGCTTTCTCTCCAA ATGGGGATTAGCACTGTGGATTCCTCTGTGTCCGGTCTAGGAGGTTGTCCATATGCAAAAGGTGCTTCTGGAAATGTTGCAACTGAGGATGTGGTCTACATGCTGAATGGGCTAGGAGTGAAGACCAATGTGGATCTCGGCAAGCTTATGTCAGCCGGGGAATTCATCTGCAAGCATCTTGCCCGTCCATCTGGATCCAAGACTGCAGTTGCTCTGAGCAGAATTACAGCAGATGCTTCTAAAATATGA